GAGAATCGATAAAGCGCCGAGGACTATAACCATCACCCACGCGCCTACCGGTCCGAGATATCTCACGAAAAAGTTAGAGGAGAAGAGGCCGAGCAGGCCGCCCCAATGGACCTTGACCGCGTCGTTCTGGGGCGAAGAGGCGAGGCTCAATAAGGCGCTGCAAGCTATAAAAAGAAATAAGGTCCCGAGCAGCTTGAAATAAAACTTCTGCGGGACCTTATTTAAAAATTTGCCGAGCGACCATGTCAGCGTCAGCGCGGGTACTATATAAGCGCTGAACCCTGCCAGGGAGAAGAGTGCAAACGCGACTAACGCACCGAATATGCCGACATAGTTGTGGGTATATACGTTCGGATTAGACGTCAAAAACCAGAGGTCGTTCGGGTCATAGCTAACAAGGCTGACGAAGACAAGGACAGATAAGGCAAAGAGAAGAACGCCCCAAATCTCGTTTTTCCTCTCCTGCTTCACTTCTTATGATATCTCCTTTCGCCTCTTCCTTCCCCGTGCCCTCTCGATTCCCTCGGCTCGCGGGGTTCCCTGGGTTTTTCTTCCCCGGGAACGTAACCCGGCATGGCCTGCTTCCTGCTGAGGTTAAGCCTGTTCTGGTCGTCTATCTCCATGAGCTTTACCGGAAATTCATCGCCGAGTTTTACGACATCCTCGACGTTCTTGACGTACTGGTCCGACATCTCCGAGACGTGGACGAGGCCTTCCTGCCCGGGCAGTATCTCTACGAACGCGCCGAAAGGCATTATCCTCTTGACCTTGCCGTTATATATCTTGCCGACTTCCGGCATCTGGGTCAGGCTATTTATGATATCCAGCGCTTTCTGCAGCGCCTCACCGTCGGCTGATGCGACGTTCACCGTGCCGTCATCCTCTATATCAATCGTAACGCCGGTGTCCTCTATTATCTTGCGTATGACCTTGCCTCCCGGCCCTATGACATCCCTGATCTTGTCAGGGTTGATCTTGAAGGAGACGATGCGAGGCGCGTATTTTGAAAGCTCTGTTCTCGGCCCGGCAAGCGCCTGTTTTATCTTCTCAAGAATGATCATCCTCGCCTCTCTCGCCTGCTCGAGAGATTGTTTCACTATCTCTAGGTCTATACCGTCTATCTTCAGGTCCATTTGTACGGCGGTAACGCCCTTCTCTGTGCCGGTGACCTTAAAATCCATATCGCCGAAATGGTCCTCGAGACCGGCAATGTCCGTAAGGATCACGAAATTTTTGCCTTCCTTGACCAATCCGATTGCGATACCGCTGACAGGCGCCTTTATCGGGACACCCGCGTCCATCAAAGAGAGTGTACCGGCGCATACGGTCGCCATCGAGGAGGAACCGTTAGATTCCAGCACCTCGGAGACAACCCTTACCGTATAAGGGAATTCCTCTTTCGAGGGCATTATCGGTTTCAGGCCCCTTTCAGCCAAGGCCCCGTGCCCGATCTCGCGGCGTCCGGGTCCCCTTACCGGTTTTACCTCACCGACCGAGAACGGCGGGAAGCTGTAATGCAGCATGAACGATTTTGACGACTCGCCTTCGAGCGCGTCTATCGTCTGCTCGTCTGCAGACGTTCCGAGCGTGGTTACTGCAAGGCTCTGCGTCTGGCCCCTGGTAAATAATGCCGAACCGTGCGTCCTCGGGAGCACCCCCACTTCGCAGGTTATCTGGCGTATATCCTTAAATCCGCGGCCGTCCACCCTCTTTTTCTCCTGCAGGATGGTGCGCCTGACCTCCTCTTTCTCTACTTTTACCAAGGCACTCTTTACCTCCGCCTCGGTCAATTCGGAGCCCTCGACCACAAGCTGCGAGATAAGGTCCTTGGCTATCATGGACATCATCTCCTCTCTCTCTTCTTTGGTGGCCTTATTCTCGACTTCCTTTATCTTGCCCAGAGATAGATCCTTGACCTTCTTGTACAGCCCTTCGTCTATCTTCTTTATCGTATAATCCGTCCCCTTCGGACTGCCGCATTCGGCCTTCATCTTTTCCTGCAGTTCTATCGAAGCGATGAGGCTCTTGTGCCCGAACTCGATGGCTTTCAAAACTACGTCTTCCGGCAATTCGTTCATCCCGGATTCTATCATGACGATAGATTCTTTTGTCCCCACAACAACGATATCCAGGGAACTCTTCTCGAGCTCGGCGAACGTAGGATTGACTATAAATTCTCCCTCTATCATGCCGACCCTCGCGGCGCCGATAAAATAATTAAACGGGATATCCGATACGGCAAGCGCGCATGACGCACCGTTAAGCGCCAGTATATCCGGATCGTTCTCCCCGTCGTGCGACAGGACCAAAGCCATTACCTGGATCTCGTGCGAGATCCCGGCCGGGAAAAGCGGCCTTATCGGCCTGTCTATAAGGCGCGCGGTCAGGACTTCCTTTTCGGATGGCCTGCCTTCACGCTTAAAAAATCCACCGGGTATTTTTCCGGCGGCATAGTTCTTCTCCTGGTATTCGACGGTAAGGGGGACAAAATCTATGTCGGCGCCCTCCCTTGGCTGTTTCGATATTACGGCGGTTACCAGGACGACGGTCCCTCCGTATTGCACCATTACGGCGCCGTTCGCCTGTTTGGCCATCCTGCCTGTCTCAAAGATCAAATTCTCCCTGCCTAATTTTGTCTCTAATCTTTTACTCATTTTCTCTTTCTCTTTTTCTCTTTTCTTTTTATTAAACGTATACAACAAACCGCCTGCCTTCACCGGGTCCCGGAACACTCTCCGAAAAGGTGAAGGGACTTATTTCCTCAGGTCGAGCCTGTCCAGGATTTTCGTATAAGCCTCGGAACTCTCTCTCTTGAGGTATTCCAGAAGCTTGCGCCTTTGGCTGACAAGCTTGAGGAGACCCTGGCGGGAATGATGGTCTTTCTTGTGGATTTTGAAGTGGTCGGTCAGCATGTTGATCCTCTCCGTGAGGATGGCTATCTGGACCGGAGCCGAGCCTGTATCCTTGTCATTTTGCTTGAAGCTGTTTATCAGGCTCTTTTTCGCTTCTGTGGTAATCGTCATTAATTTGTTACCTCCTAATGTGTCAATATAGTATCACAGCAGGCCGGTTTTGTAAAGTATTATTAGCCGGTTTTTAAGATCTTTCTCGCGAGCTTATCGTCGCGCTTTATCTGGGCGATAAGCGCCTCATGGTCGCGGAATTTACGGACGCCGCGCAGGCGGCTGACGAATTCCACCTCTATATCCTCGTGATATATGAATTCGTGGAAATCAAAGATATGGACCTCGATGACCGGCTCGGTCTCGCCGAACGTCGACGGTTTTCCGATAAAAAGCGCGCCGCCGTATCTCCTGCGCCCGCGGCGGACCCGTA
The nucleotide sequence above comes from Candidatus Omnitrophota bacterium. Encoded proteins:
- the pnp gene encoding polyribonucleotide nucleotidyltransferase; protein product: MSKRLETKLGRENLIFETGRMAKQANGAVMVQYGGTVVLVTAVISKQPREGADIDFVPLTVEYQEKNYAAGKIPGGFFKREGRPSEKEVLTARLIDRPIRPLFPAGISHEIQVMALVLSHDGENDPDILALNGASCALAVSDIPFNYFIGAARVGMIEGEFIVNPTFAELEKSSLDIVVVGTKESIVMIESGMNELPEDVVLKAIEFGHKSLIASIELQEKMKAECGSPKGTDYTIKKIDEGLYKKVKDLSLGKIKEVENKATKEEREEMMSMIAKDLISQLVVEGSELTEAEVKSALVKVEKEEVRRTILQEKKRVDGRGFKDIRQITCEVGVLPRTHGSALFTRGQTQSLAVTTLGTSADEQTIDALEGESSKSFMLHYSFPPFSVGEVKPVRGPGRREIGHGALAERGLKPIMPSKEEFPYTVRVVSEVLESNGSSSMATVCAGTLSLMDAGVPIKAPVSGIAIGLVKEGKNFVILTDIAGLEDHFGDMDFKVTGTEKGVTAVQMDLKIDGIDLEIVKQSLEQAREARMIILEKIKQALAGPRTELSKYAPRIVSFKINPDKIRDVIGPGGKVIRKIIEDTGVTIDIEDDGTVNVASADGEALQKALDIINSLTQMPEVGKIYNGKVKRIMPFGAFVEILPGQEGLVHVSEMSDQYVKNVEDVVKLGDEFPVKLMEIDDQNRLNLSRKQAMPGYVPGEEKPREPREPRESRGHGEGRGERRYHKK
- the rpsO gene encoding 30S ribosomal protein S15, with protein sequence MTITTEAKKSLINSFKQNDKDTGSAPVQIAILTERINMLTDHFKIHKKDHHSRQGLLKLVSQRRKLLEYLKRESSEAYTKILDRLDLRK